The proteins below are encoded in one region of Candidatus Thiodiazotropha sp. LNASS1:
- a CDS encoding sensor histidine kinase, translated as MVSGTDNRIEALEQQLKLFKESSRQSDLVRKRYQDALSILKQKDLELKQSKQLIEKDLEMLKAMQQQLVEKEKLAALGSLVAGVAHEVNTPIGVAMTSISACSEEIRQLKKSYEAEELSESDMDAFFETVDESMRLAKTGLNQAARLISSFKMISVDQNIDDIRTIDVCDYLRDIIRTFKNQLKKTKIQVELDCPQQMMVKTYPGSLSQIMNNLLSNVINHAYEPEQSGIVHIQIEQKGNRLNLLFEDYGKGMDESLKESIFQPFITTARNKGGSGLGLNIVYNLVAQRFGGEIEVESKPGEGSRFNISLVVETLE; from the coding sequence ATGGTCAGCGGTACCGATAACAGAATCGAGGCGCTTGAACAGCAGCTCAAGTTGTTTAAGGAATCGTCACGGCAAAGCGATCTAGTGCGCAAACGTTACCAGGATGCGCTCTCGATACTTAAGCAGAAGGACTTGGAACTAAAGCAGAGTAAACAATTGATCGAGAAGGATCTCGAAATGTTGAAAGCAATGCAGCAGCAGTTGGTTGAAAAGGAGAAATTAGCGGCATTGGGGTCGCTCGTAGCCGGTGTGGCACATGAGGTAAATACACCGATTGGTGTCGCTATGACATCGATATCTGCCTGCAGTGAAGAGATCAGGCAGCTGAAAAAATCGTATGAGGCTGAAGAGCTTTCCGAAAGTGATATGGATGCGTTTTTTGAAACCGTTGACGAGTCGATGCGTCTGGCTAAGACGGGTCTCAATCAGGCTGCAAGGTTGATCAGCAGCTTTAAAATGATATCGGTCGATCAGAATATCGACGATATTCGGACGATCGATGTGTGCGATTACCTGCGGGATATCATCCGTACTTTTAAGAATCAATTGAAGAAAACAAAGATACAAGTAGAGCTGGATTGTCCACAACAAATGATGGTGAAGACATATCCTGGATCGCTGTCGCAAATTATGAATAACCTGCTTTCAAATGTTATCAATCACGCTTATGAGCCGGAGCAATCCGGTATCGTTCATATTCAAATCGAGCAAAAGGGGAATCGTCTGAACTTATTGTTCGAGGACTATGGCAAGGGTATGGACGAGTCATTGAAAGAGAGTATTTTTCAACCATTTATAACCACGGCACGAAATAAGGGCGGTAGCGGTCTTGGGCTCAATATTGTTTATAATTTAGTTGCCCAGCGTTTTGGCGGCGAAATTGAGGTCGAGAGCAAGCCGGGAGAGGGAAGTCGCTTTAATATTTCGTTAGTGGTGGAAACATTGGAATAG
- a CDS encoding MBL fold metallo-hydrolase, with translation MKGNHIAEYRDVDPDTENPVLLYCDEVHEIYWLGIPEHTAFRSNIYLIKSGDEAIIIDPGHQAYFEKTRERVAQVMDPEMVSGLIICHQDPDVAASMPQWLEVNPKMAIFTTPRTQVLLPYYGVGEYRWHDVVEEPSYTFKSGKRIHFTEAPYLHFAGAFTSFDESSGFLFSGDIWAAIQLEWRLIVDDFEAHESVLDLFHVDYMASNIACRGYIEKIRQYRINAILPQHGSIIDSKNVDHALHYLESLVCGTDIIYPYLTT, from the coding sequence ATGAAAGGAAATCATATTGCGGAATATCGGGATGTCGACCCCGATACTGAGAACCCGGTGCTTCTCTATTGCGATGAAGTGCATGAAATCTACTGGTTGGGTATTCCCGAGCACACTGCATTTCGTAGCAATATCTACCTGATAAAGTCCGGCGATGAAGCGATAATCATTGACCCGGGACATCAGGCATACTTTGAAAAGACCAGGGAACGCGTAGCCCAGGTGATGGACCCTGAAATGGTCAGTGGCCTCATCATCTGCCACCAGGATCCAGATGTTGCGGCATCGATGCCACAATGGCTGGAAGTTAATCCGAAGATGGCAATCTTCACCACGCCGCGAACGCAAGTCCTTCTGCCCTACTACGGAGTAGGCGAATATCGCTGGCATGATGTGGTTGAAGAGCCTTCATACACTTTCAAAAGTGGTAAAAGAATCCATTTTACAGAGGCACCCTATCTACATTTTGCAGGCGCATTTACCAGTTTCGATGAATCGAGCGGGTTCCTGTTTTCCGGTGATATATGGGCGGCCATCCAGCTTGAATGGCGCTTGATTGTCGATGATTTCGAAGCGCATGAGTCTGTACTGGATCTGTTTCATGTGGATTATATGGCTTCAAATATCGCTTGTCGCGGTTATATTGAAAAGATCCGCCAGTACCGGATAAATGCCATATTGCCGCAACACGGTTCAATTATTGACTCGAAAAATGTTGACCATGCCTTGCACTATCTTGAGTCTCTGGTGTGCGGCACTGACATAATTTATCCGTATTTGACAACGTAA
- a CDS encoding EAL domain-containing protein, with the protein MERIRVNRGSEGPQTTPHRELQDKSNRYYFYEARNLSPKEIYISPLDLNKEHGRIETPVKPTIRLTTPVLNGVNEPIGFLVINYLAEAMLNEFVAQYKDRLGHIALLNDEGFWLYHHDPSMRWGFMFDNDLSLAKNLPNAWHQINSADYTQQITEHGILTSLKTQPYLLNITQDNRHVYENVTYSSGYPWTVVSHIEATELENVKAGILHPLLLTGIPLFLTIQITFYVIARHRTQAARQQNRITESEMRNRSLLESVADGIMMLDSTGRILEANPSAESMFGLTLNELQSCAISDLLTSSHDAIRLLARMQQLKQPITSEEDPQTDEYTAKYAGNKEFPLKITLSRFSIGNELHFTASLTDLTEQRLAYQEMILASEVFDTASEGILVTDNKAIIQRVNPAFTRLTGYQPDELIGKKPSILRSYLTDNSFYRMMWQSIDNTGRWEGEITNSIKGGANRIFDLSIFTIRDDKGNITHYAGISRDITEEKEAEEQIHRHAYYDGLTGLPNRTLFLERLQQAINRGSRYHERFALFFIDLDRFKSVNDSLGHDAGDLLLQLVAGRISNLIRETDTLARHAGDEFSLLLHNIKRDDDLAVLAQKIITALGKTFMIMEREVHIGASIGIAEYPDDGREADTLLRNADLAMYQAKYSGKETYRFFSEELNTAIQQHVRLEADLRKAISEEQFELFYQPLVDYQHCKIVSTEALIRWNHPEHGRIPPDKFIPICEETGLIRPLSEWVIHHAAMQLAEWRNTDLAHMSISINLSAYRNRHAVDKAFIKDTIIETGVSPALMTFEITESLMMENTAESLEWLTFAKELGISVAVDDFGTGYSSLSYLKRFPVDILKIDRAFIADMNVNSEDEALVMAIIAMAKSLNMKVIAEGVENHQQLDMLRDRQDHCSIIQGFLFAPPMPVDQFHSFYRDFDFNRYCQKLHSRFGKYSAN; encoded by the coding sequence ATGGAGAGAATCAGAGTCAACCGGGGTTCAGAAGGACCACAAACCACCCCGCACAGAGAACTGCAAGACAAATCAAACCGTTACTATTTCTACGAGGCGAGAAACCTGAGCCCCAAGGAGATCTATATCTCGCCCCTCGATCTGAATAAAGAGCACGGCAGGATCGAGACACCCGTCAAACCGACCATCAGGCTAACGACCCCGGTTTTAAACGGTGTGAATGAGCCAATCGGCTTTTTAGTGATCAATTACCTGGCGGAAGCGATGCTGAATGAGTTTGTCGCGCAATATAAAGACCGCCTCGGTCATATCGCGCTGCTCAATGACGAGGGATTCTGGCTCTACCACCATGACCCTTCCATGCGCTGGGGATTCATGTTCGACAATGACCTTTCACTGGCCAAGAACCTTCCGAATGCATGGCATCAGATCAATAGTGCGGACTATACGCAACAAATCACAGAGCACGGCATTTTGACCTCGCTTAAGACACAACCCTATCTACTCAATATCACTCAGGACAATCGCCATGTCTATGAAAATGTCACCTATAGCAGCGGGTACCCGTGGACCGTCGTCTCACATATAGAGGCGACAGAGCTGGAAAATGTCAAAGCCGGGATCTTACATCCTCTACTGTTAACCGGTATACCATTGTTTCTGACTATACAAATCACTTTCTATGTAATCGCACGCCATAGAACACAGGCCGCTCGACAACAGAATCGCATCACTGAGAGTGAAATGCGAAACCGCTCGCTATTGGAATCGGTTGCCGACGGCATCATGATGTTGGATTCAACCGGTCGGATTCTCGAAGCCAATCCCAGTGCCGAATCTATGTTCGGGCTCACCTTGAACGAACTTCAATCGTGCGCCATATCAGATCTTTTGACCTCTTCGCATGACGCCATTCGTCTCTTAGCCAGGATGCAACAGTTGAAACAACCTATAACGTCAGAAGAGGACCCACAAACTGACGAGTACACCGCCAAGTACGCCGGCAACAAGGAGTTTCCACTTAAAATAACCTTATCCCGATTTTCCATCGGCAATGAACTTCACTTCACCGCATCGCTCACTGATTTGACAGAGCAGCGTCTTGCCTATCAGGAGATGATTTTAGCAAGTGAAGTATTCGACACCGCGTCTGAAGGTATCCTGGTGACCGACAACAAGGCTATTATCCAACGCGTCAACCCTGCTTTTACGCGACTGACCGGTTATCAGCCAGATGAATTAATCGGGAAAAAACCATCCATCTTACGCTCTTACCTGACCGATAACTCCTTCTACCGCATGATGTGGCAGTCCATAGACAATACCGGCAGATGGGAAGGAGAGATAACCAACAGTATTAAAGGCGGTGCGAACCGGATTTTCGATCTCTCCATTTTCACCATTCGTGACGACAAGGGGAATATCACCCATTACGCCGGCATCTCACGCGACATCACAGAGGAAAAGGAAGCGGAGGAGCAGATTCACAGGCATGCCTATTATGACGGATTGACCGGCCTGCCGAATCGCACGCTTTTTCTCGAACGACTGCAACAGGCGATCAATCGTGGCAGCCGGTACCATGAGCGTTTCGCGCTTTTCTTTATCGACCTGGACCGCTTCAAGTCGGTCAATGACAGTCTTGGGCACGATGCAGGGGATCTCTTATTGCAGCTCGTCGCCGGTCGTATCAGCAACCTCATTCGCGAAACCGACACACTGGCCCGTCATGCGGGTGATGAGTTCAGCCTGCTGCTACACAACATCAAGCGTGATGATGACCTTGCTGTTTTGGCGCAGAAGATCATCACTGCACTCGGTAAAACGTTCATGATAATGGAACGAGAGGTGCACATAGGCGCCAGCATCGGCATCGCGGAATACCCCGATGACGGGCGCGAGGCTGACACTCTGCTGCGCAATGCCGATCTGGCCATGTACCAGGCGAAATACAGCGGCAAAGAGACCTATCGATTCTTTAGCGAAGAGCTGAATACCGCAATACAGCAACATGTCCGTTTGGAGGCTGACCTGCGCAAAGCAATCAGCGAGGAGCAGTTCGAACTCTTCTATCAACCTCTGGTGGACTATCAACACTGTAAGATTGTCAGTACGGAAGCATTGATTCGCTGGAACCACCCAGAACATGGGCGTATTCCACCTGACAAATTTATACCTATCTGTGAAGAGACAGGCCTGATCCGTCCATTGAGTGAATGGGTGATCCATCATGCAGCCATGCAGCTGGCTGAATGGAGAAACACCGACCTTGCCCACATGTCAATTTCCATCAACCTGTCCGCCTATCGCAATCGGCACGCCGTGGATAAAGCGTTTATCAAGGATACGATTATCGAGACGGGCGTTTCTCCCGCCCTGATGACATTTGAAATCACCGAGAGCCTGATGATGGAAAATACAGCGGAATCGTTGGAATGGCTCACATTTGCCAAGGAGCTGGGAATCAGTGTCGCTGTTGATGACTTCGGTACCGGTTACTCTTCATTAAGCTATCTGAAGCGATTTCCCGTGGATATACTCAAGATCGATCGCGCCTTCATTGCCGATATGAACGTTAATAGTGAGGACGAGGCTCTGGTCATGGCCATTATCGCAATGGCAAAGAGTCTTAACATGAAGGTTATCGCCGAAGGGGTTGAGAACCACCAGCAACTGGACATGTTGAGAGACAGACAGGATCACTGCAGCATCATCCAAGGCTTCCTCTTCGCCCCGCCCATGCCGGTCGATCAGTTTCATTCATTCTACAGGGATTTTGATTTCAACAGATACTGCCAGAAGCTTCACAGCCGATTCGGCAAGTATTCAGCGAATTGA
- a CDS encoding methyl-accepting chemotaxis protein yields MKINLPIKDQESSVASDAELISTTDLKGIITQANQAFVDISQYSRDELLNTNHNIVRHPDMPPEAFADLWETLKRDESWMGIVKNRSKDGGYYWVDAYVTSVYEGEAKVGYQSVRVAPSRERVARAEKLYTSLRKGRIPFVLRFRPGSTLRQFFWLALIFSLPMALFSLLGGWSWLPQLLGWMGGIVISYGVASIATREVRQSAARARQLVNNPIMQYVYTGNMSDVGAVELAGVMVQAGLRTVLGRLDETAKQLASDACKSAETVAEVGNEICRQRSTLEQMATASEEMSHSIVEVAKTAESAADTTRKSNDAATAGRSVVGEAMDMINSMAGEVETAAETIRTLESESDAIGKILDVIREIAEQTNLLALNAAIEAARAGVHGRGFAVVADEVRTLADRTQRSTEEINQMIEKLQRRAHEAGRVMDEGSNQARVGIDQSSKVVDVLNEITGMITEISDLNQIVATAANQQSIVAQDISGNIHSVGDAAQTNARSAEAMTELSKDLAGLAENMRSVVRGFRI; encoded by the coding sequence ATGAAAATCAATCTACCGATCAAGGATCAGGAATCCTCGGTAGCATCGGACGCTGAACTCATATCGACCACTGACCTTAAAGGTATCATCACTCAGGCCAATCAGGCCTTTGTTGACATCAGTCAGTACTCCCGGGATGAACTGCTGAATACCAACCACAATATCGTTCGCCACCCGGATATGCCGCCAGAGGCCTTCGCCGATCTATGGGAGACGCTGAAGCGGGATGAGTCCTGGATGGGGATTGTGAAAAACCGCAGCAAGGATGGCGGCTATTACTGGGTGGACGCCTATGTGACGTCGGTGTATGAGGGTGAGGCCAAGGTGGGTTACCAGTCGGTACGTGTCGCTCCCAGCCGTGAACGGGTGGCACGGGCGGAGAAACTCTATACATCCCTGCGCAAAGGCCGCATACCCTTCGTGCTGCGTTTTCGGCCCGGCAGCACACTGCGTCAGTTTTTCTGGCTGGCGTTGATCTTCAGCCTGCCGATGGCGCTCTTCTCGTTATTGGGTGGCTGGTCATGGTTGCCACAGCTGTTGGGTTGGATGGGCGGCATAGTGATCAGCTATGGCGTGGCATCAATTGCGACCCGCGAAGTGAGACAATCGGCGGCGCGGGCCAGGCAACTGGTGAATAACCCGATCATGCAGTATGTCTATACGGGCAATATGAGCGATGTCGGTGCAGTGGAGTTGGCGGGAGTGATGGTGCAGGCGGGATTGAGGACCGTGCTCGGACGCCTGGATGAAACCGCGAAACAGTTGGCGTCTGATGCCTGTAAATCGGCGGAAACCGTTGCTGAAGTCGGTAATGAGATCTGTCGACAGCGCTCCACACTCGAGCAGATGGCCACCGCTTCGGAGGAGATGTCCCATTCCATCGTCGAGGTGGCCAAAACGGCAGAGAGCGCGGCCGATACTACCAGAAAATCGAATGATGCGGCCACCGCCGGAAGGTCGGTCGTCGGGGAAGCCATGGATATGATCAACAGCATGGCCGGTGAGGTCGAGACGGCGGCTGAGACGATCCGGACCCTGGAATCGGAGAGTGACGCGATAGGCAAGATACTCGACGTGATCAGGGAGATAGCCGAACAGACCAATCTATTGGCGCTGAACGCGGCCATCGAAGCGGCAAGGGCCGGTGTACATGGCCGAGGCTTCGCGGTGGTGGCGGATGAGGTCAGAACCCTGGCGGACCGCACCCAACGATCGACGGAAGAGATCAATCAGATGATCGAAAAACTGCAGCGACGGGCCCATGAGGCGGGCCGGGTGATGGATGAGGGCAGCAACCAGGCGCGGGTCGGTATCGATCAGTCGAGCAAGGTTGTCGATGTGTTGAATGAGATCACGGGGATGATTACCGAAATCAGCGACCTCAACCAGATAGTGGCCACCGCCGCCAATCAACAGAGCATCGTCGCCCAGGACATCAGCGGTAACATCCACTCAGTGGGAGATGCTGCACAGACCAATGCCCGTAGCGCGGAGGCCATGACCGAACTCTCCAAGGATCTTGCCGGGCTGGCTGAGAACATGCGCTCCGTGGTTCGCGGCTTTCGGATCTGA
- a CDS encoding ethylbenzene dehydrogenase-related protein has protein sequence MHALRIGLLMLLLADSSAAEQTLLSIHTVQPPVINGVADDPVWYETTPIKTRDAVAGIDIELHACHDEENIYLLAVFPDATENRLHKPLHWNPQTELYSMGPEREDTIVLKWAISPRNTDLSLKAASPYKADIWYWKSVRTDPVGFADDKFQLYSENKMTKSLPIISKKGSRFYLIRRGDRGRSAYRNKMPIDYAGDIVDAFKISEPDGSRADIRAKGRWQAGVWRVEFSRKLNTGNSDDISFQPGEDYRFGVSRYEIAGRDPNPLLEIPLFGSGEVGEPLWLRFTE, from the coding sequence ATGCATGCACTGAGAATCGGATTACTCATGCTGCTGCTTGCTGACTCATCGGCTGCCGAGCAGACGCTGCTGAGCATACACACGGTACAGCCCCCCGTTATCAACGGCGTGGCCGATGACCCCGTATGGTACGAAACAACCCCCATCAAGACCCGGGACGCGGTCGCCGGTATCGATATCGAGTTACACGCCTGCCACGATGAGGAAAACATCTATCTCCTGGCCGTTTTTCCAGATGCCACCGAAAACCGATTGCACAAACCCCTACACTGGAACCCTCAGACGGAACTCTACAGTATGGGGCCGGAGCGAGAGGATACCATCGTCTTAAAATGGGCTATCTCACCCCGAAACACCGATTTAAGCTTGAAAGCGGCATCACCCTACAAGGCCGATATCTGGTACTGGAAATCGGTGCGGACCGACCCTGTCGGCTTTGCCGACGATAAATTTCAGCTCTATTCTGAAAATAAAATGACAAAATCCTTACCGATAATTTCAAAGAAGGGTTCGAGATTTTATCTGATAAGGCGTGGTGACAGGGGCAGATCAGCCTACCGCAATAAAATGCCTATAGACTATGCTGGGGATATTGTCGACGCTTTTAAGATCAGCGAACCCGATGGGAGCCGGGCCGACATCCGCGCCAAAGGGCGATGGCAGGCAGGTGTCTGGCGGGTCGAATTCTCTCGCAAACTGAATACCGGCAACAGCGATGATATCTCTTTTCAGCCTGGGGAGGATTACCGGTTCGGTGTCTCCCGCTACGAGATAGCCGGTCGCGATCCCAATCCCTTACTCGAGATACCACTCTTCGGCAGCGGAGAGGTTGGGGAACCC